The proteins below are encoded in one region of Sphaerodactylus townsendi isolate TG3544 linkage group LG06, MPM_Stown_v2.3, whole genome shotgun sequence:
- the SFPQ gene encoding splicing factor, proline- and glutamine-rich isoform X1, translating into MSRDRFRSRGGGGGGFHRRGGGGGRGGLPGNHDFRSPPPGMGGGMGQSRGGHHHMGGGGGLGGPPKPEPPKPPTSTSTPPSSSTSSSVSSAQASSSPSVGGPTQNQAASQPPPAAVPAPTSSSTPAASSGLQSGGRGGDSQQQPQPPPSQSPSQGGLKKGPGQTPSGGGGGLKGGPGGPQPGGGGPKGGGPGQHRGGGERRGGQGQHQHPSQQQHQQQQQQQQQQGPGGEKMSDAEGFKANLSLLRRPGEKTYTQRCRLFVGNLPADITEEEFKRLFAKYGEPGEVFINKGKGFGFIKLESRALAEIAKAELDDTPMRGRQLRVRFATHAAALSIRNLSPYVSNELLEEAFSQFGPIERAIVIVDDRGRSIGKGIVEFASKPAARKAFERCSEGVFLLTTTPRPVIVEPLEQLDDEDGLPEKLAQKNPMYQKERETPPRFAQPGSFEYEYSQRWKSLDEMEKQQRDQVEKNMKDAKDKLESEMEDAYHEHQANLLRQDLMRRQEELRRMEELHNQEMQKRKEMQLRQEEERRRREEEMMLRQREMEEQMRRQREESYSRMGYMDPVSQDWKNPNNLVTQRERDMRMGGTSSMNMGDPYATATQKFPPLGGGTGLGYETSPAVGQASMSGSMMGSDMRPERFGQGGAGPVGGQGPRGMGPGTPAAYGRGREEYEGPNKKPRF; encoded by the exons ATGTCGAGAGACCGCTTCCGCAGCCGAGGAGGCGGCGGAGGCGGTTTTCACcgacgcggcggcggcggcggccgaggAGGCCTTCCCGGGAACCATGATTTCCGTTCCCCGCCGCCCGGCATGGGGGGTGGCATGGGCCAGTCCCGCGGCGGGCACCACCATATGGGCGGTGGAGGCGGCCTCGGCGGTCCCCCGAAGCCAGAGCCTCCCAAGCCTCCCACCTCGACCTCCACTCCGCCTTCCTCCTCGACCTCGTCGTCTGTCTCCAGCGCCCAAGCCAGCTCGTCGCCTTCGGTGGGCGGCCCAACCCAGAACCAGGCCGCCTCGCAACCGCCGCCCGCCGCTGTCCCTGCACCGACTTCCTCCTCGACCCCCGCCGCCTCTTCAGGGCTTCAGAGCGGCGGACGAGGCGGGGACTCGCAACAACAGCCTCAGCCGCCGCCATCCCAAAGTCCCAGCCAGGGGGGCTTAAAGAAAGGGCCCGGACAGACCCctagcggcggcggcggcggcctgaaGGGAGGTCCAGGAGGTCCTCAACCAGGAGGAGGCGGCCCCAAGGGCGGAGGCCCCGGGCAGCACCGTGGCGGCGGCGAGAGGCGAGGAGGACAAGGCCAGCATCAGCACCCATCACAACAACAGCaccagcaacaacagcagcaacaacaacaacagggtcCCGGCGGGGAGAAAATGTCGGATGCCGAG gGTTTTAAAGCCAATTTGTCACTTTTGAGACGCCCTGGAGAGAAGACCTATACTCAGCGTTGTCGTCTTTTTGTTGGGAATTTGCCTGCTGATATCACTGAGGAGGAGTTTAAGAGGTTATTTGCTAAATATGGTGAACCTGGTGAAGTCTTCATCAACAAAGgaaaaggatttggatttattaaaCTG GAATCCCGAGCTCTGGCTGAAATTGCAAAAGCTGAACTTGATGACACCCCTATGAGAggaaggcagcttcgtgtgcgTTTTGCCACTCATGCTGCTGCACTGTCTATACGAAATCTTTCCCCATATGTATCCAATGAACTTCTGGAGGAAGCTTTCTCTCAGTTTGGCCCAATCGAAAGAGCAATTGTAATTGTTGATGATCGTGGTAGATCAATCGGAAAAGGAATTGTTGAATTTGCATCCAAGCCTGCAGCACGGAAAGCTTTTGAACGCTGTTCTGAAGGAGTGTTTCTGTTGACAAC taCTCCCAGGCCAGTTATTGTGGAACCACTAGAGCAACTGGATGATGAAGATGGGCTTCCAGAGAAACTAGCTCAGAAGAATCCAATGTATCAGAA GGAGAGAGAAACACCTCCACGCTTTGCACAACCTGGAAGTTTTGAGTATGAATATTCTCAGCGGTGGAAGTCACTGGATGAAATGGAGAAACAGCAGAGAGATCAGGTGGAGAAAAATATGAAAGATGCCAAGGACAAACTTGAAAGTGAAATGGAGGATGCCTATCATGAGCATCAGGCAAACCTCTTGCGTCAAG ATTTGATGAGGCGACAGGAAGAATTGAGGCGTATGGAAGAACTGCACAATCAAGAGATGCAGAAACGGAAAGAAATGCAACTGAG GCAGGAAGAAGAGCGCCGTAGACGAGAAGAGGAGATGATGCTCCGCCAACGTGAGATGGAAGAGCAAATGAGAAGGCAGAGAGAAGAAAGTTATAGTAGAATGGGTTATATGGACCCCGTAAGTCAGGACTGGAAGAATCCCAATAATCTAGTTACTCAG agggagAGGGATATGAGAATGGGAGGCACCAGTTCAATGAACATGGGAG ATCCCTATGCTACAGCAACTCAGAAATTCCCACCTTTAGGAGGTGGCACTGGCCTCGGCTATGAAACCAGTCCTGCAGTTGGACAAGCATCTATGAGTGGTTCTATGATGGGAAGTGACATG CGCCCTGAGCGATTTGGGCAGGGTGGTGCAGGGCCTGTAGGTGGCCAGGGCCCGAGAGGAATGGGACCTGGAACTCCAGCAgcttatgggagagggagagaagaataTGAAGGCCCAAACAAAAAGCCCCGATTTTAG
- the SFPQ gene encoding splicing factor, proline- and glutamine-rich isoform X3, translating to MSRDRFRSRGGGGGGFHRRGGGGGRGGLPGNHDFRSPPPGMGGGMGQSRGGHHHMGGGGGLGGPPKPEPPKPPTSTSTPPSSSTSSSVSSAQASSSPSVGGPTQNQAASQPPPAAVPAPTSSSTPAASSGLQSGGRGGDSQQQPQPPPSQSPSQGGLKKGPGQTPSGGGGGLKGGPGGPQPGGGGPKGGGPGQHRGGGERRGGQGQHQHPSQQQHQQQQQQQQQQGPGGEKMSDAEGFKANLSLLRRPGEKTYTQRCRLFVGNLPADITEEEFKRLFAKYGEPGEVFINKGKGFGFIKLESRALAEIAKAELDDTPMRGRQLRVRFATHAAALSIRNLSPYVSNELLEEAFSQFGPIERAIVIVDDRGRSIGKGIVEFASKPAARKAFERCSEGVFLLTTTPRPVIVEPLEQLDDEDGLPEKLAQKNPMYQKERETPPRFAQPGSFEYEYSQRWKSLDEMEKQQRDQVEKNMKDAKDKLESEMEDAYHEHQANLLRQDLMRRQEELRRMEELHNQEMQKRKEMQLRQEEERRRREEEMMLRQREMEEQMRRQREESYSRMGYMDPVSQDWKNPNNLVTQRERDMRMGGTSSMNMGDPYATATQKFPPLGGGTGLGYETSPAVGQASMSGSMMGSDMVKVMPAG from the exons ATGTCGAGAGACCGCTTCCGCAGCCGAGGAGGCGGCGGAGGCGGTTTTCACcgacgcggcggcggcggcggccgaggAGGCCTTCCCGGGAACCATGATTTCCGTTCCCCGCCGCCCGGCATGGGGGGTGGCATGGGCCAGTCCCGCGGCGGGCACCACCATATGGGCGGTGGAGGCGGCCTCGGCGGTCCCCCGAAGCCAGAGCCTCCCAAGCCTCCCACCTCGACCTCCACTCCGCCTTCCTCCTCGACCTCGTCGTCTGTCTCCAGCGCCCAAGCCAGCTCGTCGCCTTCGGTGGGCGGCCCAACCCAGAACCAGGCCGCCTCGCAACCGCCGCCCGCCGCTGTCCCTGCACCGACTTCCTCCTCGACCCCCGCCGCCTCTTCAGGGCTTCAGAGCGGCGGACGAGGCGGGGACTCGCAACAACAGCCTCAGCCGCCGCCATCCCAAAGTCCCAGCCAGGGGGGCTTAAAGAAAGGGCCCGGACAGACCCctagcggcggcggcggcggcctgaaGGGAGGTCCAGGAGGTCCTCAACCAGGAGGAGGCGGCCCCAAGGGCGGAGGCCCCGGGCAGCACCGTGGCGGCGGCGAGAGGCGAGGAGGACAAGGCCAGCATCAGCACCCATCACAACAACAGCaccagcaacaacagcagcaacaacaacaacagggtcCCGGCGGGGAGAAAATGTCGGATGCCGAG gGTTTTAAAGCCAATTTGTCACTTTTGAGACGCCCTGGAGAGAAGACCTATACTCAGCGTTGTCGTCTTTTTGTTGGGAATTTGCCTGCTGATATCACTGAGGAGGAGTTTAAGAGGTTATTTGCTAAATATGGTGAACCTGGTGAAGTCTTCATCAACAAAGgaaaaggatttggatttattaaaCTG GAATCCCGAGCTCTGGCTGAAATTGCAAAAGCTGAACTTGATGACACCCCTATGAGAggaaggcagcttcgtgtgcgTTTTGCCACTCATGCTGCTGCACTGTCTATACGAAATCTTTCCCCATATGTATCCAATGAACTTCTGGAGGAAGCTTTCTCTCAGTTTGGCCCAATCGAAAGAGCAATTGTAATTGTTGATGATCGTGGTAGATCAATCGGAAAAGGAATTGTTGAATTTGCATCCAAGCCTGCAGCACGGAAAGCTTTTGAACGCTGTTCTGAAGGAGTGTTTCTGTTGACAAC taCTCCCAGGCCAGTTATTGTGGAACCACTAGAGCAACTGGATGATGAAGATGGGCTTCCAGAGAAACTAGCTCAGAAGAATCCAATGTATCAGAA GGAGAGAGAAACACCTCCACGCTTTGCACAACCTGGAAGTTTTGAGTATGAATATTCTCAGCGGTGGAAGTCACTGGATGAAATGGAGAAACAGCAGAGAGATCAGGTGGAGAAAAATATGAAAGATGCCAAGGACAAACTTGAAAGTGAAATGGAGGATGCCTATCATGAGCATCAGGCAAACCTCTTGCGTCAAG ATTTGATGAGGCGACAGGAAGAATTGAGGCGTATGGAAGAACTGCACAATCAAGAGATGCAGAAACGGAAAGAAATGCAACTGAG GCAGGAAGAAGAGCGCCGTAGACGAGAAGAGGAGATGATGCTCCGCCAACGTGAGATGGAAGAGCAAATGAGAAGGCAGAGAGAAGAAAGTTATAGTAGAATGGGTTATATGGACCCCGTAAGTCAGGACTGGAAGAATCCCAATAATCTAGTTACTCAG agggagAGGGATATGAGAATGGGAGGCACCAGTTCAATGAACATGGGAG ATCCCTATGCTACAGCAACTCAGAAATTCCCACCTTTAGGAGGTGGCACTGGCCTCGGCTATGAAACCAGTCCTGCAGTTGGACAAGCATCTATGAGTGGTTCTATGATGGGAAGTGACATG GTGAAGGTAATGCCTGCTGGATGA
- the SFPQ gene encoding splicing factor, proline- and glutamine-rich isoform X2, which yields MSRDRFRSRGGGGGGFHRRGGGGGRGGLPGNHDFRSPPPGMGGGMGQSRGGHHHMGGGGGLGGPPKPEPPKPPTSTSTPPSSSTSSSVSSAQASSSPSVGGPTQNQAASQPPPAAVPAPTSSSTPAASSGLQSGGRGGDSQQQPQPPPSQSPSQGGLKKGPGQTPSGGGGGLKGGPGGPQPGGGGPKGGGPGQHRGGGERRGGQGQHQHPSQQQHQQQQQQQQQQGPGGEKMSDAEGFKANLSLLRRPGEKTYTQRCRLFVGNLPADITEEEFKRLFAKYGEPGEVFINKGKGFGFIKLESRALAEIAKAELDDTPMRGRQLRVRFATHAAALSIRNLSPYVSNELLEEAFSQFGPIERAIVIVDDRGRSIGKGIVEFASKPAARKAFERCSEGVFLLTTTPRPVIVEPLEQLDDEDGLPEKLAQKNPMYQKERETPPRFAQPGSFEYEYSQRWKSLDEMEKQQRDQVEKNMKDAKDKLESEMEDAYHEHQANLLRQDLMRRQEELRRMEELHNQEMQKRKEMQLRQEEERRRREEEMMLRQREMEEQMRRQREESYSRMGYMDPRERDMRMGGTSSMNMGDPYATATQKFPPLGGGTGLGYETSPAVGQASMSGSMMGSDMRPERFGQGGAGPVGGQGPRGMGPGTPAAYGRGREEYEGPNKKPRF from the exons ATGTCGAGAGACCGCTTCCGCAGCCGAGGAGGCGGCGGAGGCGGTTTTCACcgacgcggcggcggcggcggccgaggAGGCCTTCCCGGGAACCATGATTTCCGTTCCCCGCCGCCCGGCATGGGGGGTGGCATGGGCCAGTCCCGCGGCGGGCACCACCATATGGGCGGTGGAGGCGGCCTCGGCGGTCCCCCGAAGCCAGAGCCTCCCAAGCCTCCCACCTCGACCTCCACTCCGCCTTCCTCCTCGACCTCGTCGTCTGTCTCCAGCGCCCAAGCCAGCTCGTCGCCTTCGGTGGGCGGCCCAACCCAGAACCAGGCCGCCTCGCAACCGCCGCCCGCCGCTGTCCCTGCACCGACTTCCTCCTCGACCCCCGCCGCCTCTTCAGGGCTTCAGAGCGGCGGACGAGGCGGGGACTCGCAACAACAGCCTCAGCCGCCGCCATCCCAAAGTCCCAGCCAGGGGGGCTTAAAGAAAGGGCCCGGACAGACCCctagcggcggcggcggcggcctgaaGGGAGGTCCAGGAGGTCCTCAACCAGGAGGAGGCGGCCCCAAGGGCGGAGGCCCCGGGCAGCACCGTGGCGGCGGCGAGAGGCGAGGAGGACAAGGCCAGCATCAGCACCCATCACAACAACAGCaccagcaacaacagcagcaacaacaacaacagggtcCCGGCGGGGAGAAAATGTCGGATGCCGAG gGTTTTAAAGCCAATTTGTCACTTTTGAGACGCCCTGGAGAGAAGACCTATACTCAGCGTTGTCGTCTTTTTGTTGGGAATTTGCCTGCTGATATCACTGAGGAGGAGTTTAAGAGGTTATTTGCTAAATATGGTGAACCTGGTGAAGTCTTCATCAACAAAGgaaaaggatttggatttattaaaCTG GAATCCCGAGCTCTGGCTGAAATTGCAAAAGCTGAACTTGATGACACCCCTATGAGAggaaggcagcttcgtgtgcgTTTTGCCACTCATGCTGCTGCACTGTCTATACGAAATCTTTCCCCATATGTATCCAATGAACTTCTGGAGGAAGCTTTCTCTCAGTTTGGCCCAATCGAAAGAGCAATTGTAATTGTTGATGATCGTGGTAGATCAATCGGAAAAGGAATTGTTGAATTTGCATCCAAGCCTGCAGCACGGAAAGCTTTTGAACGCTGTTCTGAAGGAGTGTTTCTGTTGACAAC taCTCCCAGGCCAGTTATTGTGGAACCACTAGAGCAACTGGATGATGAAGATGGGCTTCCAGAGAAACTAGCTCAGAAGAATCCAATGTATCAGAA GGAGAGAGAAACACCTCCACGCTTTGCACAACCTGGAAGTTTTGAGTATGAATATTCTCAGCGGTGGAAGTCACTGGATGAAATGGAGAAACAGCAGAGAGATCAGGTGGAGAAAAATATGAAAGATGCCAAGGACAAACTTGAAAGTGAAATGGAGGATGCCTATCATGAGCATCAGGCAAACCTCTTGCGTCAAG ATTTGATGAGGCGACAGGAAGAATTGAGGCGTATGGAAGAACTGCACAATCAAGAGATGCAGAAACGGAAAGAAATGCAACTGAG GCAGGAAGAAGAGCGCCGTAGACGAGAAGAGGAGATGATGCTCCGCCAACGTGAGATGGAAGAGCAAATGAGAAGGCAGAGAGAAGAAAGTTATAGTAGAATGGGTTATATGGACCCC agggagAGGGATATGAGAATGGGAGGCACCAGTTCAATGAACATGGGAG ATCCCTATGCTACAGCAACTCAGAAATTCCCACCTTTAGGAGGTGGCACTGGCCTCGGCTATGAAACCAGTCCTGCAGTTGGACAAGCATCTATGAGTGGTTCTATGATGGGAAGTGACATG CGCCCTGAGCGATTTGGGCAGGGTGGTGCAGGGCCTGTAGGTGGCCAGGGCCCGAGAGGAATGGGACCTGGAACTCCAGCAgcttatgggagagggagagaagaataTGAAGGCCCAAACAAAAAGCCCCGATTTTAG